The DNA region ACGGGTCCTGTCGCAGATCGAAGTCCTTGATCGCCTTCTGGACGAGGTCGTCGCACTCCCCGCAGTTGTGGGCGCCGCGGTCGGTGCCGTGGCCGACCGGGTCGGAGACGACGATGCCCGCCACGTCGGCCGTCCGCTCGAGGACGGCGGCGACCGACCAGAGCCACGGCGGGCGGTAGCCATCCTGAAAGTAGAGGTCGTCGACCATGGTGTAGCGCTGGACGTTGCAGGGGTTCATCGAGACGGTGTGACAGCCGTCGACGGCCAGGCAGCGTTCGACGGAGGCGACCATGTCCTCGAGGGCCTCCGATTCGGTGAGGAAGGGGGGTTTCATGAGGAGGTAGGCTTTGATGCCGGCGCCGCCTGTGCTGTCAGTTTCGCCTGTGCTGCCAGTTTCGCCTCCACTGCCGGCTTCGCTGCCTGCAGCGCCAGACTCGACGTCGCCCTCGGAACCGGCGCCACCGGCTTCGTCCGCCGCGACCGCCTCCGCACAGGCCGCCTCGAACGCCTCGAAGTCGAAGTACTTGTTCACGCAATCGCGGCGAACCCGATCGGTCGCCGTCTCGAGGCCGATCGCCACGTCGGTCTGGAGGCCGTACTGCGTGAAGTCGCCGATCTTCTCGCGGTCGACGAAGTCGGGCAGGGACTCGAGGACGATCCGCTCGCGGTCGCCGAAGGTTTCGGCGATGGCCTTCCGGGACTCGGCGCTCACCTCGCGCTCGTCGAGGAACGACCCGGAGGTGTAGATCTTGATCAGCGGTGCTGGCTCGTCGGCCTCGTCGGCTTCGTGATCCAGACAGACCTGAATCTGGTCCATCAGCGCCTCGTGGGGAACCGTCCCGCCGTCGACACTCTCGGCGACGTAGCCACACATCGTACAGCCGCCCGCCCGCGCCCAGCGACAGCCGCCGGTGTTGAGGATGATCGTTAGACTCTCTCTGACGCCGTTGGGCGTATTGTCCTCGTCGAGCCAGACCCGCGTCGGTTCGTGAGGGTCGTAGCTCTTCTCCTTTCGCGAGCGAACCTCGCGCATCACCTGGTTGTGGGCGTCCATGCCCTTGCCCTGCTCGTAGACCTCGGGCGTCGGCTGGCTCATTACCGAGGAAAGCGTCTCGAGGGGTAAAGCGGCTTCGGGACGTACACAGTACCCGTTACGCCTCGGGATACCTCGTGGTCCGAGAAACCTCTGGTTTCTCGTCATCACGACAGACGCTTCGCGTCTTTCGAACGACTTCGCGAGGAACCGCTCGGCGTAAAACGCTACGACAAAAAGGCCGCTCGCGACCGATGGTCGACCACGGGTGCAGACGTTCGTCACTTCGTGCGGCTGTCGTCACGAATCTGGGTTCGAAACCCGGAGCGCGAACCCCCACTCGAGCGAGACGGCTTTGTCCGTGCCCCATCTCGCGTCCGGGTCGTCCCACCCCGAAACGCGCTGGCTCCAGCGGTAGGTTCCGGGCTGGAAGTAGCCTTCGACCTGGAAGTCGTGCCACACCTCGTACTCGGTGACGACCGACTCGCCGGGGTCGTACGCTCGAGGCGGACAGCCCTGAGTCGTGAACGCTCTCCCTTCTTCTGCATCGCGGTCCTCGACCCACCTGCCGTCGACGCGCTCGAGGTGGTCGGTGTGCCTGTAGAGCCACAGCCCCTCGGGGTCGTCGCTTCCCCCTCGCGACCGGTTGAACAGGCTACACCCGGCTTCGCCCACGGAGAGCGCCCGTTCGTCGCCCTCGTTGGTCGTCCGTACCTCGAGCCGTGCTGGACTATCTTCCGCTACTGTCTCCTCGAGCAGCGTCGTCTCGATCGAGAATCCGTACTCGTCGGGGACCGAATCCTGTTCGACCAGCGCGAGTTCACGCTCGGTGTTCTTTGCTCGAGCGCTCGAGGTCGGTCCAATCTCGCCGAGACAGCCGGCGACTCCGGCGACGAGGGCGGCGGCGGACCCGGTGAGGAGGGCGCGGCGTTGCATGACTGTCGTGACAGCACGCCTGAACGTAATCCTTCGGGTGGTAGCCGAGGCCCGGTGGCAACGCGTCCCACGACGTGTCAAAGGGTACTTACCTGCGGCTCCGTTCTAGAGAGACAATGAGTCAGGAGGGAGAGCAGGCCAGTTCCGACCGGAAAAAATACGAGTTCCGGAAGGTTATCGAAGACCTCGACAACTACGAGGGGTCGGGCACACAACTCGTAACGATCTACGTCCCCGAGGACCGCCAGGTCAGCGACGTCGTCGCCCACGTCACCCAGGAGCACAGCGAGGCGGCGAACATCAAGTCCAAGCAGACCCGGACGAACGTGCAGGACGCCCTCAAGAGCATCAAGGATCGGCTCCGCTACTACGACACGTACCCGCCCGAGAACGGTATGGTGCTGTTCTCGGGCGCCGTCGACTCCGGCGGTGGCCAGACAGAGATGATCACGCGCGTCCTCGAGAGCCCACCGGATCCCGTCGAGTCCTTCCGCTACCACTGCGACTCGAACTTCCTGACAGATCCGCTCGAGTACATGCTCGAGGACCACGGCCTCTACGGGCTGATCGTCCTCGACCGCCGAGAGGCCAACGTCGGCTGGCTGAAGGGCAAGCGCATCGAACCCGTCAAGTCCGCCTCCTCGCTCGTTCCCGGCAAGCAGCGGAAAGGTGGCCAGTCCGCCCAGCGATTCGCCCGCCTGCGCCTCGAGGCCATCGACAACTTCTACCAGGAGGTCGCGGGGATGGCCAACGACCTGTTCGTCCCCAAGCGTCACGAACTCGACGGTGTCCTGGTCGGCGGTCCCTCCCCGACGAAAGACGAGTTCCTCGACGGCGACTACCTCCACCACGAGATCCAGGATACGGTACTCGGAAAATTCGACGTCTCCTACACCGACGAGTCCGGCCTGAAGGACCTGGTCGACAACGCCTCCGACGCCCTGGCCGACGCAGAGGTGATGAAGGACAAGAAGCACATGGAACGCTTCTTCAAGGAACTCCACAGTGGGGAACTCGCCACCTACGGGTTCGACCAGACTCGGCGCAACCTCGTGATGGGGTCGGTCGAGACCCTCCTGATCAGCGAGGACCTCCGAAAAGACGTCGTCACCTTCGACTGCGAGGCCTGTGGCAACACCGACTACGACCTGATCGACCGCCGGAAGGCCACGCCCTCTCACGAGTGCAGCGAGTGTGGCACCGCGGTCGAGGCCACGGACGAAGACCGCGAGGACGCTATTGAGCACCTCATCACCATCGCCGAACAGCGCGGCACCGAGACCAAGTTCATCTCGAGTGACTTCGAGAAGGGCGAACAGCTCTACAACGCCTTCGGCGGCATTGCGGGCATCCTCCGGTACGATACGGGCATCTAGGCGGCTACAGCGACCAACCTTCCTGTCGACTCTTCGAGTAAGAGTGGCTGGCTACCCCTTTAGACCAACTCCCTGGATGGGGGCGACGGGTCAGGAGCCAGGGGTCGCATGTCACGAGTCACGAGGTACGAATTGTGAGTCAAGGGGCACCGATCACAAGCCGTCGATCACCAACCGCCGGCCACGAGCCGTAAACTGCGAACTGTGAACGACCGAGAGACTTTTTACTGCGAGCAGAGGAGTCGATGACGAACGATGACCGCACCGTCGCCCGCCGAACCGCTCGAGGTGGTGTCCCGCCGTCACCCGCTGCTGGCAGCACTCGAGGCGGGGCCGCGGCCGAAAGGCGACCTCCTGGACGCCGTCGACTGCTCGTCCTCCACGCTCGACCGCGCCATTCGCGAACTCGAGACCTGCCACTTCCTCGAGCGTCGCGACGGGTCGGTACGGCTGACCACGGCAGGTCGACTCGCGCTCGAGGAGTACCGGCGGAGCCAGCGAGCGCTCGAGTCCATCACGGCGGCCAGTCACGTCCTGCAGTTTGCCCCGCCCGACGCGCCGCTGTCGATGGCGGTCCTGGAGGAGGCGACGATCCACGAACCCAGTTCGCACGCGCCGAACGCGCCGGTCGAACGGATCGCCGACTGCATGCGAGACGCCGACCGCGCCTGGGCGCTCGGTGCGACCGAACGCACGCCGCAGTTTCGTCGCATCCTCAACGAGCAAACGACCGACGGCGACCTCGCGGTCGAGGTCGTTCTGACGGACGACCTCCTGTCGTTTCTCCTCGAGGCCCACACGAACGCCCTCGAACGTTTCCTCGAGGTCGATGCGTTCGAAGCGGCGACGATCGAGGAGATTCCGTACGGGCTGGCGGTACTCGAGACGCCGACGAAGCCGTACACGTTCGTCACTCTCACGAACGAGGGGGACGTCCAGGGGGTCATCGAGAACGACTCGCAGGCGGCCTACGAGTGGGGGCGCGAGCTGTTTCAGCAGGTTCGTTCTGCGGCGACGGCGCTACAGCCGCCGGAGTAGCCGGTTGGAGAGCGTGTACTCGAGCGGGTGACATCGACGTTCGAGACTCGTCTCAGCGGTTCGGTCATCGACGGGGCCTCTTTCGTGGGAGCGCAGGCGCCAGTACCGGAGAACGCCGCGTTCGAGGGGAACGGCTGAAAAATCACAGAAATTATTATTCTTCCCCATTTACACGTTTCGGGCGATATATGCAAATGGCGCTGTAAGGATGGCACATGCCCCACGATCAGGACGTCGAAGGCGAGAACGATCCGGAGTCTCTCTCGACGTACGAGTGTCTCCGCTGCGGTACCGTCGTCGAGTCGAAGACGCATCCCGGAACGTGTGACTGTGGCGGTGAGTTCCAGAACCGGGCGAAGTCGCTCGAGTAGACTCGAAATCCGTCCGATCGGCCAGCGTCGACGTTCGACGGAGGCTGGGTAGCGTTCCTGGCTCCGTGGACTAGTCTCTCGTGTTTTCGTGACCTCAGAGGGCCGACCATCCGATCAGTAGAGTAACTGTTCGAGCTGGTGACGACGGCGCTCGAGGTCGACCGCCGGTTCCACCGTGGGTTCAGCGAGCACCCGATCGATAGCGAGCAGCGGGTCGGCCCCGTGACGCTCGACCGTCTCGAGGGCGTCCTCGAGTTTCGTGCGGTTCGTCGCCAGCGAGTCACAGAGCCCGATCGCGAGCGCCAGTGCGATTCCCGCGTCGCCCGACGGAAACGAAGTACTCACGCGCGAGAAGTCGGGATCGCCCGCCCCGGAACTGGAGGGCTCGACGCGAAGGCAGCGCGGACAGATCGCCGCCGCGTCGGCCTCCTCGGGAGCATAGGCTCGAAGCGAGGGCGAAACCACGAAGGTGATCGGATCGACGTCACAGGAGCAGTTCATCGAGATAAACGCGTGTCGGCGGTCTTCGGGACGGTACTGGGTCTCAGTTGGTTCCGGGAACGCCGCTCGCGGTCGCGGGTTCGCGCTCCTCGGCGTCGCGCTGGGTGCGGGCGAGTTCCTTCTC from Natronosalvus rutilus includes:
- a CDS encoding radical SAM protein; this encodes MSQPTPEVYEQGKGMDAHNQVMREVRSRKEKSYDPHEPTRVWLDEDNTPNGVRESLTIILNTGGCRWARAGGCTMCGYVAESVDGGTVPHEALMDQIQVCLDHEADEADEPAPLIKIYTSGSFLDEREVSAESRKAIAETFGDRERIVLESLPDFVDREKIGDFTQYGLQTDVAIGLETATDRVRRDCVNKYFDFEAFEAACAEAVAADEAGGAGSEGDVESGAAGSEAGSGGETGSTGETDSTGGAGIKAYLLMKPPFLTESEALEDMVASVERCLAVDGCHTVSMNPCNVQRYTMVDDLYFQDGYRPPWLWSVAAVLERTADVAGIVVSDPVGHGTDRGAHNCGECDDLVQKAIKDFDLRQDPSVFEQVSCECEATWEAVLDLETGFNQPLTR
- a CDS encoding DUF6276 family protein; the encoded protein is MNCSCDVDPITFVVSPSLRAYAPEEADAAAICPRCLRVEPSSSGAGDPDFSRVSTSFPSGDAGIALALAIGLCDSLATNRTKLEDALETVERHGADPLLAIDRVLAEPTVEPAVDLERRRHQLEQLLY
- a CDS encoding helix-turn-helix transcriptional regulator, with translation MTAPSPAEPLEVVSRRHPLLAALEAGPRPKGDLLDAVDCSSSTLDRAIRELETCHFLERRDGSVRLTTAGRLALEEYRRSQRALESITAASHVLQFAPPDAPLSMAVLEEATIHEPSSHAPNAPVERIADCMRDADRAWALGATERTPQFRRILNEQTTDGDLAVEVVLTDDLLSFLLEAHTNALERFLEVDAFEAATIEEIPYGLAVLETPTKPYTFVTLTNEGDVQGVIENDSQAAYEWGRELFQQVRSAATALQPPE
- the prf1 gene encoding peptide chain release factor aRF-1, coding for MSQEGEQASSDRKKYEFRKVIEDLDNYEGSGTQLVTIYVPEDRQVSDVVAHVTQEHSEAANIKSKQTRTNVQDALKSIKDRLRYYDTYPPENGMVLFSGAVDSGGGQTEMITRVLESPPDPVESFRYHCDSNFLTDPLEYMLEDHGLYGLIVLDRREANVGWLKGKRIEPVKSASSLVPGKQRKGGQSAQRFARLRLEAIDNFYQEVAGMANDLFVPKRHELDGVLVGGPSPTKDEFLDGDYLHHEIQDTVLGKFDVSYTDESGLKDLVDNASDALADAEVMKDKKHMERFFKELHSGELATYGFDQTRRNLVMGSVETLLISEDLRKDVVTFDCEACGNTDYDLIDRRKATPSHECSECGTAVEATDEDREDAIEHLITIAEQRGTETKFISSDFEKGEQLYNAFGGIAGILRYDTGI
- a CDS encoding rubrerythrin-like domain-containing protein; translated protein: MPHDQDVEGENDPESLSTYECLRCGTVVESKTHPGTCDCGGEFQNRAKSLE